In Flavobacterium gelatinilyticum, a genomic segment contains:
- a CDS encoding ATP-binding protein: MTTDQKQQIVKEIKHLCALTSQNKVATKAGVSSATISQMINENWALIKDEMWRKVKVKLRIELDWKTAQTTNLEYIYRHAEKAKEKSISFGISYDAGAGKSQAYKLIASTLPNVIYIECKTFWKSKSYAKALVTACGLDDFGTTEDLVERFIDHLSGLDKPLVIIDQMDKLKDGSMDFFIDFYNDLVGHCGFLLSGVPALEKRIKRGVKADRSGYFELWSRIGRKFLKLKPATLSDVKAICIENGVVDENRIELIFDNCEGDLRRVKQDVESYFLNQKKVA; the protein is encoded by the coding sequence ATGACAACAGACCAAAAACAACAAATTGTAAAAGAAATAAAGCACCTATGCGCTTTGACATCACAAAATAAAGTAGCCACTAAGGCTGGTGTATCATCGGCTACCATAAGCCAAATGATAAACGAAAACTGGGCTTTAATTAAAGATGAAATGTGGAGAAAAGTAAAAGTAAAACTTCGCATTGAATTAGATTGGAAAACAGCACAAACTACCAATTTAGAATATATCTACCGTCATGCCGAAAAAGCAAAAGAAAAGTCTATCAGTTTTGGAATTTCATACGATGCTGGGGCTGGAAAAAGTCAAGCTTATAAGTTAATAGCAAGCACATTACCGAATGTCATTTATATTGAATGTAAGACTTTCTGGAAGTCGAAAAGTTACGCAAAGGCATTGGTTACAGCTTGTGGTCTAGATGATTTTGGAACTACGGAAGATTTAGTAGAGCGTTTTATTGATCATTTGAGTGGATTGGATAAACCCTTAGTAATCATTGATCAAATGGATAAGTTAAAAGATGGTTCTATGGATTTCTTCATCGATTTTTATAATGATTTGGTTGGGCACTGCGGCTTTTTACTTTCGGGAGTACCGGCACTAGAAAAGAGGATCAAACGAGGTGTTAAGGCAGATCGTTCAGGATACTTTGAATTGTGGTCACGCATAGGTAGAAAGTTTTTAAAACTAAAACCTGCCACTCTTTCTGATGTTAAGGCTATTTGCATCGAAAATGGAGTAGTCGACGAAAATAGAATAGAACTCATTTTTGATAATTGCGAAGGCGATTTAAGAAGAGTTAAGCAGGATGTTGAGAGTTATTTTCTAAATCAAAAAAAAGTGGCTTAA
- a CDS encoding AAA family ATPase, with protein sequence MIKVPRAYSYEDIERIKFKTIKVDEEWQEHLGEPQLGNSHWLVYGGSGHGKTSYTLQVVKQICQNSQPVHYNTSEEGMKKGFKMALIRNNMKGVSGFNYHQENIAQLTARLSRQRQPKIVVIDSVQYFFRKLRSEHYFDFISQFQNTTFIWISGADGKKPKGKIADDIYYDADIVVNVTDYQAIIEKNRFEAYEPRLIWQKGYNDRQVKLLEKG encoded by the coding sequence ATGATAAAAGTACCTAGGGCATACAGTTACGAGGATATTGAAAGAATAAAATTTAAAACTATAAAAGTAGATGAAGAATGGCAGGAACACCTAGGCGAACCGCAATTAGGAAATAGTCATTGGTTGGTTTATGGAGGTTCTGGACACGGTAAAACATCTTATACGCTGCAGGTTGTTAAACAAATTTGCCAAAACTCTCAACCTGTGCATTATAACACTTCGGAAGAGGGAATGAAAAAGGGTTTTAAAATGGCTCTGATAAGAAACAATATGAAGGGGGTTTCAGGTTTCAATTATCATCAGGAAAACATTGCACAGTTAACAGCAAGATTAAGCAGACAGCGACAGCCTAAGATAGTAGTTATTGACTCGGTTCAATACTTCTTCAGGAAGTTGAGAAGTGAACATTATTTTGACTTTATCAGCCAGTTTCAGAACACAACGTTCATTTGGATTTCCGGAGCAGATGGAAAAAAGCCAAAAGGAAAAATTGCCGATGACATTTACTATGACGCCGATATAGTAGTAAATGTTACAGATTATCAAGCAATAATTGAGAAAAATAGATTTGAAGCCTACGAGCCTCGTTTAATATGGCAAAAAGGATATAACGATAGACAAGTAAAACTATTAGAAAAGGGATAA
- a CDS encoding DUF3164 family protein — MTKKIENIIVKDAIIMETLDITKLSAEDKKALMDQLAAEEKASKQKARSDKAAYKELSTEFLMSNIDPLIERQNNMVELVEKVFTNFSDVLNLKKDIYGLDKLEQESHTVTHPDGSCSITIGHNVTITFDGTETAGIQKIMDYITALSGDEQDENSVKLTKAVTHLLKPNIKTGMLNPAKIIQLNQMRGDFNSPEFDEGMDIIIEAQNRTKGSSYVSGYKFVEVGENRTKKVEFRFTV, encoded by the coding sequence ATGACTAAAAAAATAGAAAACATTATCGTAAAAGACGCAATTATTATGGAAACACTAGACATTACAAAATTATCAGCTGAAGACAAAAAAGCACTAATGGATCAATTAGCTGCAGAAGAAAAAGCAAGTAAGCAAAAAGCAAGATCAGATAAGGCCGCTTATAAAGAGTTGTCTACTGAGTTTCTGATGAGCAATATTGATCCGCTGATCGAACGACAAAACAATATGGTTGAATTGGTAGAAAAAGTATTTACGAATTTCAGCGATGTTTTAAACTTAAAAAAGGACATCTACGGTCTTGATAAACTGGAACAGGAAAGCCACACCGTGACACACCCAGACGGATCATGCAGCATCACAATTGGTCACAATGTCACAATCACATTTGATGGAACTGAGACTGCCGGCATTCAGAAGATAATGGACTATATCACGGCACTATCAGGTGACGAACAGGACGAAAACAGTGTAAAGCTTACAAAAGCGGTTACACACCTTCTGAAACCAAACATCAAAACCGGAATGTTGAACCCTGCTAAGATTATCCAATTAAATCAAATGCGTGGAGACTTTAATTCACCAGAGTTTGACGAAGGGATGGACATTATAATCGAGGCTCAGAATCGAACAAAAGGCAGTTCTTATGTCAGCGGTTACAAATTCGTAGAAGTTGGCGAGAATCGCACAAAAAAGGTCGAATTCAGGTTTACAGTTTAG